The window GAACACAGTACCGCACCTACAGTGAAGGCGATAATCAATCTTGAAGGTACGTTGATCCCCATCCGGTCACATTTCTAGCACGACACTGACCGTCTGCTAGCCGCCGGATCTACTGGAGGCGCTCTTCTTTTCCAAGCCACTAGCAAAGAGATGATTGAGGCTTACATGCATGTCCCTTTGTGAGTGATCAAGTTGTACATGACCGCGTGGCTGACATAGAGTAGCCCCAGCGGAACGGTCATCGCTGCTGATGTCTTTGCCTCCGGTATCCTTATGTCAGAGTACGTATATTTGGCGAAACAAAGTGAGAAAATGACTAATTTATCTCTTAGTACCGATTTTGGGCAGTTTGAAAAGTACTTGGGTGTCTCTGGACTGGATGTAAGTTCTGCTTTAATAGGATGATGAGCCATGCAGCTAACGTATAACAGATGGCCATCGTTGGGCATAGCTACTTCTATCATACTCATAGGCACGTTTCCATGATTACAGCAAATAGCTGATAAGGTTTAGGGATACAGTCAAGCATCTCCAGAAAGGTACAGCCCAGCATTTTACCTCCAACATTCAAGCCATCGTCGACcaccttctttccccgtcatctcccctcctctctcctgCACCCTTCTCACCTCCTGACGTTGTCTacttttcccttttcgaCCGGGccttcttccatttccCAATGTCCAAAGCCGATGGCTGGTACATCAGCATTGCTGCGGTGGCGACTGCTTTGGCTTTCTGGCATTTGAGCAACAAGAAGGCAAAAGCAATCGTTGTGGCCGCTATCGGTACGCCCCTGGGTGTCCTTGGTGGATTGGCAGGAGCCAACGCTTTTGCCTCAGTACTCTCTGCTACTGATAACGGCCTACTCTGGTTCCGTCACGAGCACCTCCCTCTCTTGCTTTACGTCCCAGTCTCATACATCGCACTCTTTTCAATTCATCTGGTATTCACTCATTTCCTTTCCCCTGTTGAGCGCACTCAACTCGAAGTGACACACTATTACATCCAACTGTTACTCTCTTCTTGGTATATGTTACTCTTGCAAAGCTTCAGGGTCAGGTCGGCCTACCTCTATGCGATGATAACTGCTTTGCTTTTAATTGGTGCGGTAGGTAACGAGTTGGGTCGAATGGGACGAAGGGGGCTGTGGGAGGGTATGTCGTTTAAAATGACTTATTTGGTGCCTTCCATAGGCCTTATAGCGCTGGCTGTCGAAGCTGTTACTACGGTAGGCAAAGTATCAGCAAGGACACCATGAACTCAAATACTGACACGAGCTGCAGGCATTGGACATCTTCACGCCCCTGGCCGGTCGTATGGGTAAAGAAGCGCCAGCCGAACACATCGTGGCATCCCTCTCTGTCATTTGTGGAttcgtcttcttccccacCGCTCTCCCCCTATTCCACCGCGTATCTCGCATGACTCAGAGAAAAGTCATGCTTGGCTTGGTTCTGGGTGTCCTCAGTACTCTTGTTGCGATGATGGGACCTTGGTATTTCCCGTACGATGAAATGCACCCAAAGCGAGTTGGAGTGATGTACACTTACAATGTGAGTATGTATTGGTATGATGCGGGACAATTTGGGAGCTGATGAGAGACACAGCATACATCTAACAAGCATGTTGCCCACCTTGCGTTCATGGACCGAGGGCCTATGTCCGATATCATACCCTCCCTCTACTCTCGCTATGGGGCACCCGATCTACCCCTTGAACACACCTCTTTGACGGATTACGATTCTGACTGGGATGTGTTTTACCCCGTCTCTACCTTCTTAGACACATACAGATTCGATTTACCTGTAAGCGAGCAGGCTAAGGAATTTACTTGGCCAGAGATGAAATGGGAAGTGAAGGATACCAAATGGGAAAATGGGATTAGGAAGATGATTCTCACCTTCAACTTTGTTCGTCTTCATTTCATTCCAGATACATATCGCTGACACAAACGACACAGACTGGCCTTGTTTGGCCAACTTTGGCATTCGACGCATCTGTAGTGGACTGGTCATTCCACTTTGACCCTCCTGCCAAGAAGATGCAACATCATATCAAGATTGCAACTTCGGTTGATGCACCAGTTGTCGATTTGAGGCTCGATATTAGAGCAGACGAAGGGCAAAAGTTGAGAATTCACTGGAGTGCTTTTGGTGAGATTTTCATTATCCCTCAGCATGCCATATGGAATCATACTGACAGAGTATTCGTTCTTCCCCCAAAGATATTAACCAGATGGTCCCTGGCACAGCGGCACGGGATGGTCCAGATATGCCCGCTTCCAAGATGTTGCTCGACCTCGCAAGCTGGTCAAGGGAGAAATATAATGACGATCTGGACATTATCATGAGCGGCGTCGTTTGCGGTGTCATTGAGGTGTAGCTTCGCGACCCGCAAGTCTTTTTCATGGTGATGGCGTCTGGGGAGTGTAGCAGGTGTTAGTGAATTTTGTAAGGAGGAGTGGTAGACATACAAAGAATGATTTATTAGGCCATGGTGCTTTGCAATCTTCAAATAATGTACCTTTGTGTGGTCAAAATCTGGGCTGATTTTAACTTGCAGTAGTTACTAGTATGGTACGGATTTCATTCCTAGGTCTACGTATATGTCAGCAGTACCGGCCGCGTTGGGTGTGATGATGGCGACTTCTTATCTGCCGCGACATTGTATTTGTCGATGAAGGGTGTTCATTCGTGCAGTTTTACGCAAAAATAACGATTACAGTTTTCACCCGTCGCATGGAACATGATAAAATACGACTGGGTATATACCGCTATTATTATCCTCCAGCTATCGACGGCCCATTAGAGCtcaaaaataaaaaagaGAATAACAACGAATAACGCCCACAGAAGGAGAAGCAAGACTTTGATTTGTTGGATTGTTGCTTGCGATgttattgttgttgtttgttgttgttgagTGATTGATGAATTATTGTTATTGTTTGTTGTTGTGTGGTGCTGCTGCCTGCTGCTGGCAGCTGCTGCCTGCTGACGACAGACTTGACGTGTAATTTCTTGCCACCGGCGTTGCTTGTTCCGAGtcgacgacgacgacggATTTGGTCGCCCAACGAACAACTCCGTCGTTATTTTGAGATATTCATCAGCACGTCAAAGTGTGAATTCATCTTCTCTGCTCATTTACTTTGACAGCAAAAAAATCTCGGTACAGCCGAGAAAAAATCAAAATGGGCTTTACTCTACTGATCGACAACTACGACTCTTTCACCTGGAACATTTACGCTGATCTTGCGTCTGTCGGCGGTAATCCCTATGTCGTCCGTAATGATAAGATTACCCTTAAGGAGATTGAGGTATGTCTTTTTCTTTATCTAGTTGTACGGTCGACGGGCTAACAACATGAACAGAGGATGTTCGCTGATGGCGAGCTTGAACGAATCGTGATATCTCCCGGTCCCGGACACCCTAGGACAGACTCTGGTGTCTCTAGGGATGTGATTGCTTGGGGAATGGGCAAGTTGCCTATATTAGGTGTGTGTATGGGTTTGGAGTGTATTGTTGACTTGCTCGGTGGAGAGGCGAGTTATTTCTCTATTTCTGTCTTTCAAGGAGCTTTGCTGACGAACAACAGATTGCTTACGCAGGTGAAATCAAACATGGTAAAACCTCGCTTGTCCAGCACGATTCTATCGGTGTCTTCCACAGCCTCCCACAGTTCCTCTCTTCTACTCGATACCATTCCCTTTCCGCTCAAATTCAGTCGGTTCCTTCAGTCTTGCAAGTCACTTCGACCACCAAGGAATCTGGTGTGATTATGGGTGTACGGCACAGGACATACACCGTTGAAGCCGTGCAGTACCATCCTGAGAGTTGTATGAGTGAGGGTGGTCGAGGATTGATGGCCAATTTCATCCAAATGAAGGGCGGGAAATGGGGTGGTGAAAATGCTTGGTGTGGCGTTCCTGcggagggagaggaagaacagTCCAAGGCCAAGACCAATGGCGCTCCAAGCTTGCCTACTATTTTGAATAAGATTCACGCGCA of the Cryptococcus gattii WM276 chromosome H, complete sequence genome contains:
- a CDS encoding Hypothetical Protein (Similar to TIGR gene model, INSD accession AAW45471.1) gives rise to the protein MPSKRTGSGVSSPIVKSSSKGKSKSTPKTLPRSTTSLSPQPHHHVPAPAPIHLPVHKASRLSWSLLGFILTVLPFWFSKLHYDLPEPLPPYDADGRPQPSEEIVLSHVQALENIGYRTVGTHEALAGEQYVLNQVLELVEKCNAGGILNCEWWHQKGSGFHAFEIIDHEVLKGYGGISNIILRIAAFHPPSYNVSQPKVEKDAILLGSHIDSTMPSPGASDDGIGVGVMLDTARILVERNEAFDGAIIFMWNGGEETLQDGSHLYSTEHSTAPTVKAIINLEAAGSTGGALLFQATSKEMIEAYMHVPFPSGTVIAADVFASGILMSDTDFGQFEKYLGVSGLDMAIVGDTVKHLQKGTAQHFTSNIQAIVDHLLSPSSPLLSPAPFSPPDVVYFSLFDRAFFHFPMSKADGWYISIAAVATALAFWHLSNKKAKAIVVAAIGTPLGVLGGLAGANAFASVLSATDNGLLWFRHEHLPLLLYVPVSYIALFSIHLVFTHFLSPVERTQLEVTHYYIQLLLSSWYMLLLQSFRVRSAYLYAMITALLLIGAVGNELGRMGRRGLWEGMSFKMTYLVPSIGLIALAVEAVTTALDIFTPLAGRMGKEAPAEHIVASLSVICGFVFFPTALPLFHRVSRMTQRKVMLGLVLGVLSTLVAMMGPWYFPYDEMHPKRVGVMYTYNHTSNKHVAHLAFMDRGPMSDIIPSLYSRYGAPDLPLEHTSLTDYDSDWDVFYPVSTFLDTYRFDLPVSEQAKEFTWPEMKWEVKDTKWENGIRKMILTFNFTGLVWPTLAFDASVVDWSFHFDPPAKKMQHHIKIATSVDAPVVDLRLDIRADEGQKLRIHWSAFDINQMVPGTAARDGPDMPASKMLLDLASWSREKYNDDLDIIMSGVVCGVIEV